The genomic interval GGGCTACTCTGCACTGCGTCCGTGCGAAGGATGTCGTCGCGGGGAGCGATGTGCCTCAGACTCTGAACGAAGATGATGATAATGAcaatgacgacgacgatgatgacaATGACCGCAACCGTAATGCGGCTGGCATCAAGGGGCCCTTTGCTGGGTGGTCGTTCATCTTGGCTGTGCATGTTGCCCTTGCGATGATATTTTACTGCTAGAGCATGAGTTTATTACAAAGGGTTGAATGAATTGCGAATTCTTCTCGCAAAGTTGGATAGACGATGGATGACTTTGGATTTGGAAAGACCATGTTTGTCATTCTTAACCAGGGGACATTGAACGGGGATAGATCATGTTTCGGAGTCAAGGATGTAAACTATTTGGTTCTGTTATTGGTTTAGATTGACTACGTTATATTATGAAAAGTTCAATTAGCCTTTGAGAGAATAACTTCTATCTATTCGGCTTGTATGCCTACGTCACCTACTTGAGTGAGGCTGGCGTCTCCATCCTTCCAACAAAAGTTTGTAAATCCTCCAGTTTGATACCTCGTTCATGATTCAACGTCTTCTCCAACGGCCAAGAGATCCCCTTACCCGCACCAAAGATTCCGCGGTACTTATTCCAGTTGTTCCCGGGATCTTGCACAAGACCATTCCTGATCGCCTCCATATTCCACACTTCCCTGCCGAACTCAACCCCCGGGAACCGTTCCTCAACCAAGCCCGCCACAGATCCGTACGAGACAGTGTCCCCAGCAACACACACAACATTTCGACCATTGCTAGGAACCCCACGGGGCTCGAATACCAACTCAGCCGTCATCTTCGCAATATCATCCGGCTGTGTGAGCGTAATCTCAACATCCCAGCCACCAAGAGCCCTCAACTTCTTTTGCTCGAAATCGACAACGCCAAAGTCCTTTACAAATAGGAAGCTCATGAAGAGACCAGTGCTGACGATGATCCACTCAGTGTTGCACCGAGTCCGTAGCATGTTTCTCACCTCAAGCTGCTCGTCAAACAACGTCTGCGTGCTGCCTCGTCCAATGATGTCATAATCGACGCCAAATTGCCATGGAAAGTACCGCGGAACCTTGGCCAGGAGAGCCGCCTCGCAGATGCGTAGCTGTGTTCCGGCCGGGCCGACGAAGCCTGTGCAGCTTATGACGGTGTCATATTTCGCAAAGATGGAGGCCAGGGATGTGAGTGAGTCGTATACGACGTCGCCGGGCTCGAGGAAGATGCCGAGGGATTTGATGTGTGCGATGGATTTGGCTTTGGACGGGCTAGTTGATGATATTGTGGAAGGGCGGAGCAGGACGGAGATTTTGGAGGTGGGTGGACGGGAGGGATGGGATGTGAGGGCGTTGAGGATGGCTGTACCGAGTTCGCCTGCTCCGAGGACGAGGATTGACATGTTGGTGAGGAGTATTATGTGCGGTTTAGAGAAGGCGGCTGCAATCCAAGCGAGATATGGACTTCGGTACGAAATGGTATGTTGATAGAATGATCGTAAGCTCCGTTTGGAAACTTCTACGCGCTTCAATACGGATCGAACCTGGGACTTTTGCTAGGTTCTTCAGGCTGTTTGTCGTATTGATACCACAAACTATCGGAAGAAAGTCCCCAAGGAGCAGCACCAACCCGATCACGTCTCGTATATACTAATCTCTATATTCACGTGAATCAAACACTAGCTATTTGTACATGAACTGATGTAATCTTGCGCTGATCCGGAGCAGTGCGGGGTCTTCCACGGAGGCTGCCGCGGAGTCCTCCTCCGTCTGAGTAAGCACCGGGGTTACGGTGGCTAAAACCGGTGGCGGATCTCCGTGGCCGGCTTCAGGCCCGGACGGTATGAGGCAATCAACGTGGACAACTAGTTTTATCTGAGATCTATACCATATTAACAGTATACTGTGTTATTTACGAAGAGTAATATGCAATGTCATTATTTTATAGTCAAGGGGGCGTGAAAGTCATTATATCCAGTCCTGTCCAACCTGTATGTACGTTCTCCATGAATCCAACCAATATGAAGTGCCAGCAAAGACACTCCTCCAAACCGTCTGATGCAAAGCATCATGCCCAACTCCGGATATCATCAAACAAAGTTTTATGCAACAGACGCCTCGAGACCCTTCTCATCATCGTCCCTGAATGCCCTCACGGAACCCAAGGTCTACTCTCCTCAACAACACTTCGCTGCTGAATCACCAACTCCTCATACGTATCCGGGAGCCGTGGCCACTGTGGCTGCGACCACTCGTCGCCCGCAGGCACGGCCGGATACCCGCTCTTCAGTGTGAGCACGGCATCCACCGT from Colletotrichum lupini chromosome 2, complete sequence carries:
- a CDS encoding isoflavone reductase, with amino-acid sequence MSILVLGAGELGTAILNALTSHPSRPPTSKISVLLRPSTISSTSPSKAKSIAHIKSLGIFLEPGDVVYDSLTSLASIFAKYDTVISCTGFVGPAGTQLRICEAALLAKVPRYFPWQFGVDYDIIGRGSTQTLFDEQLEVRNMLRTRCNTEWIIVSTGLFMSFLFVKDFGVVDFEQKKLRALGGWDVEITLTQPDDIAKMTAELVFEPRGVPSNGRNVVCVAGDTVSYGSVAGLVEERFPGVEFGREVWNMEAIRNGLVQDPGNNWNKYRGIFGAGKGISWPLEKTLNHERGIKLEDLQTFVGRMETPASLK